The genomic segment CAACGGCTTGGGCTCGCCCAAGCCGGGATTAGCCGCTCGGTTCGCGAGCTGGAAGAGCGGTTGGGGGTTCAGCTTCTGGTCCGCACTACGCGCAAGCTGTCGCTCACCCATGCCGGTGAAC from the Oceanidesulfovibrio indonesiensis genome contains:
- a CDS encoding helix-turn-helix domain-containing protein, which translates into the protein MAKRENYNELYLFMHVVREGSFTGAAQRLGLAQAGISRSVRELEERLGVQLLVRTTRKLSLTHAGE